A region of the Geomonas subterranea genome:
GGAGAAGAAACCGGCGCTGCTCGAGATGATCAACACACTGAACGCCGAGTACACCATGGTGAAGTTCGTGGAAACCGGGAACGCCCTCTCCATCCAGGTGGTGGTTCCCTTCCATGACAACTTCTCAAGCGAGGTGATCGTCGACATGATCGCCCTCATCTTCCGGGCCATGAAGGAAGAACACCCGCGCATATTGAAGGCTATGCAGTAAATCGCGACCTGCCCCCCTCCCAGCCTCCCCCTCCGGGGGGAGGAGCGTTGCCGGGAAGAGACGGGCAGCATCGTCATTGGTCATTGGTCATTCCCCGTTTGTCGTTTGTCATTCGTCGTTGTCAGGTCCTTTGTCAATTGCCTTAGGCAGCCCCTGTTTTCATGTTCCGCAAAACCACGAGCTTCAATAGGAAAGCGATCGCCCCCGGAGGAACATTGCTATGGAGAAGGTCTCTTTTGTAATAGACGATGCGCAGGCTGCCATAATCCGTGCGCCGCTGGTGACGCCGTTCAGGATCTCCACCGGGCAACACGACGAGCTGGAGAACGTCTTCATCCGGCTGCGGGCCAGCGACGGCGCCTGCGGTTTCGGAGAGGCGGCAGTCGCGACGCACATAACCGGCGAAACGGTCGCCGAGACGCTGGAGAACCTGCACAGCGCGGCATCGGCGCTGCGCGGGCGCCGGATCAACGATCCCGCCGCGACCTGCCGGGAATTCGCCCCGGCTTTCGCCGGCAACCACGCGGCGCTGGCCGCGCTGGAGATGGCGCTGCTCGATCTCTCCGCGCGCGTCCGGGGGATACCGTTTTACCAGCTGTTCACGCCGGTCGCCGCGCAGCCGCTGCTGTCGTTTAGCACCGACATCACCGTGGTGATCGGAACGGTCGAGGAGGCCCGCGCTACTGCGCTCACCTTCGCGCAACGCGGTTTCAGCTCGTTCAAGATAAAGATAGGAAGGAACGAGGAAGAGGACCTGCAACGGATCCTGGCGGTGCGGGAGATGGCGCCGGGATGCGCGCTCATCCTCGACGCCAACATGGGGTTCAGCGCGACGCGGATGCTCGCCTTCCTGGACCTGCTCGACGCCAAGGGGGCGCGCCCGCTCCTTTTGGAGCAGCCGGTCCCGAAACAGGACTGGGAAGGGCTGACGGCGATCACCGCGGCGCTCGAGGGGACCGGTACCCTGGTCTGCGCCGACGAAAGCGTCGGCTCCCTCGCCGCGGCCCGGCGCGCGGTCGAGACCAACGCGGTCAGCGCCATCAACATCAAGTTCATGAAAAGCGGCATCCTCGAAGGAGCGGAGATCGCCCGGCTCGCCGTCGCCAACGGGAAGCGGCTCATGCTGGGGGCGATGATGGAAAGCGCCCTCGCCATCACCGCCTCGGCCCACTTCGCCGCGGGCCTTGGCTGCTTCGACTTCATCGACCTCGACACCACCTTCTTCCTGAAGGGGGACCTGGCCCGCTCCCCCTACCTGGACGACAGCGGCAGGTTCGACCTGACCCGTGCGGGTAGCGGCATCGGCGTGGCGCCCGATCTGCCATGATCAGCCACCCGCTGCTCATCGTCCTCTTCCTGCTCTCGGTCGAGGCCCTGGTGCTGTGGCTGTCGCGACACGAACGGACCGCGCGCTACTTCGACCTGCTGCCGGCGGTGTTCTGGATCTATTTCCTCCCCATGCTGGCGGCGACCTTCGGCGTCCTCTCCACGGAGAGCCCGGTCTACGGCCTGATCAGGACCTGGCTGCTGCCGGCGAGCCTCGTGCTGTTATTGCTGCCGGTCGACGTGAAGGCGATCCTGAGGCTCGGACCGACGGCGCTGGCTATGTTCTTCATCGGCGCGGCCGGGATCATCGCCGGCGCCGGGATCTCCTTCGCCCTGTTCCGCCCGGTGATCGGATCGCAGTTCTGGTCCGGCTTCGGCGCCCTGTCCGGGTCGTGGACCGGGGGGAGCGCCAACATGATCGCGGTGAAGGAGGCGCTCGCCATCCCCGACGCGGTTTTCGCCCCGATGGTCATCGTGGACACCGTGGTCCCCTACCTCTGGATGGGGTTCATGATCGCCATCGTGGGGCTGCAGCCCGCCTTCGACCGCTGGAACCGCTCCGAGCGCGGCGTACTTGAGCACCTGGGGGAGGAGGCGGTGCGGCACCTGGCCAGCAAAGGGGGCCGCAGGACTTTTGGCGGCGTCGCCGCCTGCCTCTGCATCGCCGTGGCAGGAGGGGTGCTGTCGCAC
Encoded here:
- a CDS encoding YbjN domain-containing protein, coding for MGQNATAFEEYLQGQEITLEKNTHEDNTLYVIREELEQVGPVSLMALFNDSDRYVTLICYKYFAFPSEKKPALLEMINTLNAEYTMVKFVETGNALSIQVVVPFHDNFSSEVIVDMIALIFRAMKEEHPRILKAMQ
- a CDS encoding enolase C-terminal domain-like protein; translated protein: MEKVSFVIDDAQAAIIRAPLVTPFRISTGQHDELENVFIRLRASDGACGFGEAAVATHITGETVAETLENLHSAASALRGRRINDPAATCREFAPAFAGNHAALAALEMALLDLSARVRGIPFYQLFTPVAAQPLLSFSTDITVVIGTVEEARATALTFAQRGFSSFKIKIGRNEEEDLQRILAVREMAPGCALILDANMGFSATRMLAFLDLLDAKGARPLLLEQPVPKQDWEGLTAITAALEGTGTLVCADESVGSLAAARRAVETNAVSAINIKFMKSGILEGAEIARLAVANGKRLMLGAMMESALAITASAHFAAGLGCFDFIDLDTTFFLKGDLARSPYLDDSGRFDLTRAGSGIGVAPDLP
- a CDS encoding DUF819 family protein; amino-acid sequence: MISHPLLIVLFLLSVEALVLWLSRHERTARYFDLLPAVFWIYFLPMLAATFGVLSTESPVYGLIRTWLLPASLVLLLLPVDVKAILRLGPTALAMFFIGAAGIIAGAGISFALFRPVIGSQFWSGFGALSGSWTGGSANMIAVKEALAIPDAVFAPMVIVDTVVPYLWMGFMIAIVGLQPAFDRWNRSERGVLEHLGEEAVRHLASKGGRRTFGGVAACLCIAVAGGVLSHLLAGQLPQIQDVITRYTWTIMIVTLLGILLSFSPARKLEGAGASRTGYDLLYFVLTAIGAKASVASIGSALILIAAGLLIVFIHALFLLVGARLLRAPMFLVAAASQANVGGVASAPVVAEVYHPGLASVGLLLAILGNIVGTWLGILAGQLCRLFTS